In Halorhabdus rudnickae, the following proteins share a genomic window:
- a CDS encoding DUF7117 family protein — protein sequence MRIRGERECKDCGARWSYYETGSVTCPDCGSLRSVGVADRQLHTASPAELDLTDARADLDREPLGTVAGRAGETAATFVREHGFVHAGELQPLDATFVAATELRHAGAEIARMLRIDDAEEAYLLALLDGAESGKRPSPDDVPDSMVSVRGLAAASAVADYRRDVRRYLADDPDAAARKILGRIEDHRTRIEALDGAVAPETADALVEATRDVGTYLIEADATLAPARKRLEELDPSASER from the coding sequence ATGCGAATACGCGGCGAGCGGGAGTGCAAGGACTGTGGCGCCCGGTGGTCGTACTACGAGACGGGGTCTGTCACGTGTCCAGATTGCGGGAGCCTCCGGAGCGTCGGCGTCGCGGACCGTCAGCTACACACGGCAAGTCCGGCGGAGCTAGATCTCACGGACGCCAGAGCCGACCTGGATCGGGAACCGCTCGGGACTGTCGCTGGCCGTGCGGGTGAAACAGCGGCGACGTTCGTCCGTGAACACGGGTTCGTCCACGCCGGCGAATTACAACCGCTCGATGCGACGTTCGTCGCGGCGACCGAACTCCGTCACGCGGGGGCAGAAATCGCCCGCATGCTCCGGATCGACGACGCGGAGGAGGCCTACCTGCTGGCCTTACTCGACGGTGCTGAGTCCGGGAAGCGACCGTCACCCGATGACGTCCCGGACTCGATGGTTTCGGTACGCGGCCTCGCTGCGGCCTCGGCGGTCGCGGATTACCGTCGTGACGTCCGTCGATATCTCGCGGACGATCCTGACGCGGCTGCCCGGAAGATCCTTGGACGCATTGAGGACCATCGCACCCGCATCGAAGCCCTCGACGGAGCGGTCGCTCCAGAAACTGCCGATGCGCTCGTCGAGGCGACCCGGGATGTCGGGACGTATCTGATCGAAGCCGACGCGACGCTGGCGCCCGCTCGTAAACGACTCGAAGAACTAGATCCGTCTGCTTCGGAGCGATAG